From Eptesicus fuscus isolate TK198812 chromosome 13, DD_ASM_mEF_20220401, whole genome shotgun sequence, the proteins below share one genomic window:
- the POU2AF1 gene encoding POU domain class 2-associating factor 1 produces MGPSLSRSPEALGGPEQAVATLEESTPRSHIKEAKLSASKKKGNILSQAMLWQKSTAPEQAPAPARPYQGVRVKEPVKELLRRKRGHASSGAAVTPTAVVLPHQPLATYTTVGPSCLDMEVAASTMTEEGALCAGWLSQPAPATLQPLAPWTPYTEYVSHEAVSCPYSADMYVQPVCPSYTVVGPSSVLTYASQPLITNVTTRSATTPTVGPQLEGPEHQAPLTYFPWPQPLSTLPTSTLQYQPPAPALPGPQFVQLPISIPEPVLQDMEDPRRPISSLTIDKLLLEEEDSDAYALNHTLSVEGF; encoded by the exons atggggccctccctgtCCCGAAGTCCAGAGGCTTTGGG CGGCCCTGAGCAGGCAGTGGCTACACTGGAAGAAAGCACACCCAGGTCTCACATTAAAGAAGCCAAACTGTCTGCTTCAAAGAAAAAAGGCAACATCCTGTCACAGGCCATGCTCTGGCAAAAAT CCACAGCGCCAGAAcaagccccggccccggcccggccgtACCAGGGCGTCCGTGTGAAGGAGCCAGTGAAGGAACTGCTGAGGAGGAAACGTGGCCATGCCAGCAGCGGGGCGGCGGTGACACCTACCGCG GTGGTGCTGCCCCATCAGCCCCTGGCCACGTACACCACAGTGG GTCCTTCCTGCCTTGACATGGAGGTTGCTGCCTCCACCATGACGGAGGAGGGGGCCCTGTGTGCCGGCTGGCTCTCTcagcctgcccctgccaccctccagcccctggccccgTGGACACCCTACACTGAGTATGTGTCCCATGAAGCTGTCAGCTGCCCTTACTCAGCTGACATGTATGTGCAGCCGGTGTGCCCCAGCTACACTGTTGTGGGGCCCTCCTCCGTGCTGACCTACGCCTCCCAGCCACTCATCACTAATGTCACG ACGAGAAGTGCCACCACACCCACAGTGGGGCCCCAGCTGGAGGGCCCAGAGCACCAGGCACCGCTCACCTACTTCCCGTGGCCTCAGCCCCTGTCCACgctgcccacctccaccctgcaGTACCAGCCTCCGGCCCCAGCTCTGCCCGGGCCCCAGTTTGTCCAGCTCCCCATCTCCATCCCTGAGCCAGTCCTTCAGGACATGGAAGACCCCAGGAGACCCATCAGTTCCCTGACCATCGACAAGCTGCTGTTGGAGGAAGAGGATAGCGATGCCTACGCGCTCAACCACACGCTCTCCGTGGAAGGCTTCTAG